One region of Bdellovibrio bacteriovorus genomic DNA includes:
- a CDS encoding sigma-54 interaction domain-containing protein, which produces MSQVLSQDFQSHNIQLQRLINSLPRIAQTDANILIQGESGTGKEMLARTIHRLSPRASRPLLAVNCSAIPEALFESELFGHRRGSFTGAVNDYKGIFEAAKGGTVFLDEIGDLPLHLQSKLLRVLQERTVRPVGATSEYKVEFNIISATHKNLKQEIKEGKFREDLYYRLNVIPITLPPLRERKEDIPNLINKFITIISEKYSNRISVKFSEDAIKHLINRPWSGNIRELENYIERAVVLNLNRNIIGVKELPETEENQTFSLGDIFKDLPNLENLQNTYVHYVLESVNYHQGRAAEILGVSRRTISRKLNQKWNSNSFKNS; this is translated from the coding sequence ATGTCTCAAGTACTGAGTCAAGATTTTCAATCTCATAACATACAGCTGCAACGCCTGATAAACTCGTTGCCAAGAATTGCGCAGACAGACGCCAATATTCTTATTCAGGGCGAAAGCGGCACGGGAAAAGAAATGCTGGCAAGAACTATTCATCGGCTGAGTCCCCGCGCAAGCCGCCCCCTCCTGGCGGTGAACTGTTCCGCCATTCCCGAAGCTCTATTTGAGTCGGAATTGTTTGGTCATCGGAGAGGCTCTTTTACCGGTGCCGTGAATGACTACAAAGGCATTTTTGAGGCTGCTAAAGGCGGAACCGTTTTTTTAGACGAAATCGGTGATCTTCCTCTTCATTTGCAATCGAAACTGTTGCGGGTTCTTCAAGAAAGAACAGTGCGACCAGTTGGCGCTACGTCCGAATATAAAGTGGAATTTAATATCATCTCGGCAACTCATAAGAATCTAAAGCAGGAGATAAAAGAAGGTAAATTCCGCGAAGACCTTTATTACCGTCTCAATGTAATTCCCATCACTCTGCCGCCCTTGCGTGAACGCAAAGAGGATATCCCTAATCTGATAAATAAGTTTATAACAATTATTTCCGAAAAGTATTCAAACCGAATCTCTGTGAAGTTTTCTGAAGACGCCATAAAACATCTTATAAACCGTCCCTGGTCAGGCAATATTCGGGAACTTGAAAACTATATCGAAAGAGCTGTGGTTTTAAACCTAAATAGAAATATTATAGGCGTGAAGGAACTACCCGAAACCGAAGAAAACCAGACATTTTCTTTGGGAGACATTTTTAAGGATCTTCCGAATTTAGAAAATCTTCAGAATACTTATGTTCATTACGTCCTTGAGTCCGTAAATTACCATCAAGGACGAGCGGCAGAAATACTAGGCGTCAGTCGAAGAACAATATCCCGAAAATTAAATCAAAAGTGGAACTCAAACTCTTTTAAAAATAGCTAA
- a CDS encoding host attachment protein, with product MEWFLVANQREAKIFVKSEGIERVRKIHSFENPLSHEKKSDLIRKKAGRGVKSIGKIASIGYSVTKRSDPQEQAAIQFAREISEMLSKELENDSFQSLTVFAEPDFLGKIRHEMSQTLLKRVTDWVPKDLLKTPQKELAQAILG from the coding sequence ATGGAGTGGTTTTTAGTCGCAAATCAACGAGAAGCAAAAATTTTCGTGAAATCAGAGGGCATTGAAAGAGTTCGCAAGATACACTCTTTTGAAAATCCGTTGTCTCACGAAAAAAAAAGTGACCTTATTAGAAAAAAAGCCGGACGCGGCGTCAAGTCGATAGGAAAAATTGCATCTATAGGCTACAGTGTAACGAAAAGAAGCGACCCACAAGAACAGGCGGCAATCCAATTTGCACGAGAGATTTCCGAGATGTTATCCAAAGAGCTGGAAAATGATTCTTTTCAATCGCTAACAGTATTCGCTGAGCCAGACTTTCTTGGAAAAATCCGACACGAGATGAGCCAGACTCTACTAAAGAGAGTCACCGACTGGGTTCCTAAGGACTTGTTGAAAACGCCACAAAAGGAACTGGCGCAGGCTATTCTTGGATAA
- a CDS encoding universal stress protein, producing the protein MIEKSVLLADDIANTSEEGRSRSHILRAIAAEISQRLKLPLRVIFVENLEGRLFRRPVVEEVKAKDKESMGLLEVDMAHYPVKSKIFLKEGDPVTHILSEEKIDDLLEMIVMGSQGKHGIAKALLGSTSEEVLRRAATPILIVGPEAQRLHFEFPEEGVLRILLLTDLSSASVRAEDYAASLARKLNARLTICNSPGHEIYHLKQMLYSRNVVPTSVDSMFEEIGKDAEKLLSDKVEEYKKINADVEALFLKEEANLEDVLAKKAEGAYDLIVMGTHSRNRFLTTFLGSTARNVILKSPIPVIICRSVIRGL; encoded by the coding sequence ATGATTGAAAAATCTGTTCTATTAGCTGATGACATAGCAAATACATCTGAAGAAGGGCGATCACGGTCTCATATACTGAGAGCCATCGCAGCAGAAATAAGCCAACGACTGAAGCTCCCTTTGAGGGTTATTTTTGTCGAAAACCTAGAAGGACGGCTTTTTCGTAGACCCGTGGTCGAAGAGGTTAAAGCAAAAGATAAAGAATCGATGGGACTTCTAGAAGTCGACATGGCTCATTATCCCGTAAAATCAAAAATCTTTTTAAAAGAAGGAGACCCTGTTACTCATATTCTTTCTGAAGAAAAGATCGACGATTTACTCGAAATGATCGTGATGGGTTCTCAAGGCAAGCATGGAATTGCAAAAGCGCTTCTGGGGAGTACGTCAGAAGAAGTTTTAAGACGAGCGGCAACCCCCATCCTGATTGTGGGACCCGAAGCACAAAGACTTCATTTCGAATTCCCAGAAGAGGGGGTTTTAAGAATTTTACTGCTAACCGATCTCTCTTCCGCCAGCGTGCGCGCAGAAGACTATGCGGCGTCTTTAGCTCGGAAGCTGAATGCGCGACTGACGATTTGCAATTCACCGGGACACGAAATTTATCACTTGAAACAAATGCTATACTCGCGCAACGTAGTCCCCACGTCTGTAGATTCCATGTTTGAAGAAATAGGCAAGGATGCAGAAAAGCTGTTAAGTGATAAGGTGGAGGAGTATAAAAAGATAAACGCAGATGTGGAAGCACTGTTTCTCAAAGAAGAAGCGAATCTGGAAGATGTCCTGGCAAAGAAGGCTGAAGGTGCTTACGATTTAATTGTGATGGGCACCCACAGCCGAAATAGATTTCTCACAACTTTTCTAGGAAGCACCGCCCGCAACGTTATTTTAAAATCTCCGATACCGGTAATTATTTGTCGTAGCGTCATCAGAGGTTTGTAG
- a CDS encoding rhodanese-like domain-containing protein: protein MYILVRFAFLFVLLVTSTVFARDVLLDVRTPEEFSESHLPGAINIDVLNSNFSERVSALNKDDSYKVYCKFGKRATLAVTIMRDQGFKKLTDLGGYEEAQVTLKMKPGR from the coding sequence ATGTATATTCTAGTAAGGTTTGCATTCCTATTTGTCTTATTAGTGACTTCGACGGTGTTTGCAAGGGATGTTCTTTTGGATGTTAGAACTCCCGAAGAGTTTTCTGAAAGCCACCTTCCAGGCGCAATAAATATTGATGTTTTAAACAGTAATTTCTCGGAACGAGTGTCGGCATTAAATAAAGACGATAGTTATAAAGTTTACTGCAAATTTGGCAAGCGGGCCACGCTAGCCGTTACGATTATGAGGGACCAAGGATTTAAAAAGCTGACCGATCTTGGCGGTTATGAAGAAGCTCAAGTAACACTCAAGATGAAACCCGGTCGTTGA
- a CDS encoding AAA family ATPase produces the protein MPRKDFRVVLTGGPGGGKTTAADLYRRELGERVVIVPEAATLLYSGGFPRSLRQDVKKVTQKAIYQVQVCLEDAQAAEYEDRILLCDRGTVDGAAYWPGESNDFFESLSTSLQAELTRYDVVLFFETAAVGGISIEGGNPMRIETLEKAIEINQRLLSLWSQHKNFVFIAHDKSFLKKVDSGLFAMQRVVDAYLKTR, from the coding sequence ATGCCTAGAAAGGACTTTCGCGTCGTCTTGACAGGAGGGCCCGGTGGAGGAAAAACCACCGCTGCAGATTTATATCGACGTGAATTAGGAGAGCGCGTAGTCATTGTACCTGAAGCCGCGACTCTTCTTTACTCCGGAGGATTTCCACGGTCCTTGCGACAGGACGTAAAAAAGGTCACACAAAAAGCAATCTATCAGGTGCAGGTCTGTTTGGAAGATGCCCAGGCGGCAGAATATGAAGACAGAATTCTACTTTGCGACCGAGGAACAGTAGACGGAGCCGCTTATTGGCCGGGAGAATCCAACGATTTTTTTGAAAGCTTAAGCACCAGTCTTCAAGCAGAGTTGACTCGCTATGATGTCGTCCTTTTTTTTGAAACTGCTGCTGTCGGCGGCATATCAATCGAAGGTGGTAATCCAATGCGCATTGAAACTTTGGAGAAGGCTATTGAAATCAACCAAAGACTTTTATCTTTGTGGTCACAGCACAAAAACTTTGTGTTTATTGCTCACGATAAGTCCTTTCTAAAAAAAGTGGACTCGGGACTCTTTGCTATGCAAAGAGTGGTCGATGCGTACTTAAAGACACGTTAA
- a CDS encoding zinc-dependent alcohol dehydrogenase family protein — protein MILKSHAMIEYNPLQLTDVEIPEPGPDEVLIKVLCCAVCRTDIHVIEGDLNPSTMPVIPGHQATGVVTKVGRHCNFISVGDWVGVAWLGRTCGTCIYCQTDKENLCLQPQFTGYNLQGGYSEYMVAAEKFVYPLPKDANQFQISPLLCAGIVGYRALKRSNFELGQHLLLIGFGSSAHLMLQLVVAQGGKVSVVTRAKNHQKLALELGAVWAGDSTADLSETVDCAILFAPAGDLVPQTLSALKRGGTLAVAGIHLSPIPQLEYETHLFYERDLRSVTANTRHDGVEFLQKAFQYNILPKVQIYRLQDANKALLDLKMDRINGTAVLSMPDSDY, from the coding sequence ATGATCCTAAAAAGCCATGCGATGATCGAATACAATCCCCTTCAATTGACGGATGTCGAAATACCGGAGCCTGGTCCCGACGAGGTTTTGATTAAAGTACTCTGCTGTGCCGTTTGCCGCACGGACATTCACGTTATTGAAGGAGACCTCAATCCATCAACAATGCCAGTGATCCCTGGACATCAAGCTACGGGAGTTGTGACAAAAGTTGGAAGGCACTGCAACTTCATCAGTGTAGGCGACTGGGTTGGCGTTGCTTGGTTAGGTAGAACATGTGGCACTTGTATTTACTGCCAAACAGATAAAGAGAATCTTTGTCTACAGCCTCAATTCACTGGATATAATCTTCAAGGAGGTTATTCCGAATACATGGTAGCTGCAGAAAAATTCGTTTACCCTCTTCCTAAAGACGCGAACCAATTTCAAATTTCTCCCCTTTTATGCGCAGGTATCGTTGGGTATCGCGCCTTAAAAAGAAGTAACTTCGAGCTTGGTCAACATCTTTTGTTGATTGGTTTCGGTTCTTCAGCTCACCTGATGTTGCAATTAGTTGTTGCCCAAGGTGGAAAAGTATCTGTTGTAACTCGAGCTAAAAATCACCAAAAGCTCGCCTTGGAGTTAGGAGCCGTCTGGGCCGGTGATTCAACTGCTGATCTTTCAGAAACAGTGGACTGTGCCATTCTTTTTGCCCCCGCTGGTGACCTCGTTCCACAAACTCTTTCCGCATTGAAGAGAGGTGGAACGCTCGCCGTGGCTGGTATACATCTTTCGCCCATTCCACAGCTTGAATACGAAACACATCTTTTTTATGAAAGGGATTTACGGTCCGTAACGGCTAATACAAGACACGATGGCGTCGAGTTCTTACAGAAAGCTTTTCAATATAACATCTTGCCTAAAGTTCAAATCTACCGTCTTCAAGACGCTAACAAAGCTCTTCTCGACTTGAAAATGGACCGCATAAACGGAACAGCGGTCTTGTCGATGCCCGATTCCGATTATTGA
- a CDS encoding SDR family oxidoreductase: MAGLTYDYSGKVVLVTGAGSGIGRASAIAFAQEGAWVAVSDKSEEGGIETVRLIVQNGGEAVFFPCDVSNPVAVKTLAEHVEKRMGPISHAFNNAGIEGEQAFVTDATEENWNKVIDVNLRSIWLCMKYEIPSMIKGGGGAIVNCSSIAGLVGFKAIPAYVASKHGVIGLTKNAALEYASQNIRVNAVCPGVIQTPMVDRFTKGDPVALEELKRSTPMGRVGSPEEIAAAVVWLCSDQASFVTGHALVADGGWMAQ; the protein is encoded by the coding sequence ATGGCAGGCCTTACATACGACTATTCTGGGAAAGTAGTTCTTGTCACGGGAGCTGGCTCGGGAATTGGAAGAGCCTCCGCCATAGCCTTTGCTCAGGAAGGTGCTTGGGTTGCGGTGTCGGATAAGAGCGAGGAAGGTGGCATAGAAACTGTTCGCTTGATTGTGCAAAATGGGGGAGAAGCCGTCTTTTTTCCGTGCGATGTTTCAAACCCTGTAGCCGTTAAAACTCTTGCCGAACACGTCGAAAAGCGTATGGGACCGATTTCTCATGCCTTTAACAATGCGGGTATCGAAGGGGAACAGGCTTTCGTTACAGACGCTACTGAGGAAAACTGGAACAAAGTCATTGATGTTAATCTGCGCAGTATTTGGCTTTGTATGAAGTATGAAATCCCCAGCATGATCAAAGGTGGAGGAGGTGCGATTGTGAATTGTTCCTCTATTGCTGGCTTGGTTGGATTCAAGGCGATTCCTGCTTATGTAGCCAGCAAGCACGGAGTCATCGGACTGACGAAAAATGCGGCCTTAGAGTATGCGTCTCAAAATATCAGAGTGAATGCGGTCTGTCCTGGAGTCATACAAACACCTATGGTCGACCGATTTACCAAAGGAGACCCAGTGGCTCTCGAAGAGTTAAAAAGGTCTACGCCCATGGGGCGTGTCGGCTCTCCTGAAGAAATTGCTGCGGCGGTGGTTTGGCTTTGTTCAGATCAAGCCTCATTTGTCACCGGCCATGCACTGGTCGCTGATGGTGGATGGATGGCACAGTAG
- a CDS encoding cation-translocating P-type ATPase, which translates to MELRGLTSEEARRRHLKFGPNEIPSYQSHGFLRLVIEILKEPMTILLAACGILYAFIGERQDAFVLLGFWGLIVFITLYQEGKTEHALESLRDLSSPRAIVIRAGSVERVPARELVVGDLVQLRAGDIVPADVVLREPFQIQVDESLLTGESFSVRKDVNDPAWAGTIVVQGQALAEVTSIGTETKLGQIGKVLKSARRAETPLKKETQRVVKILTVFSVLLSILTGVVYVLFHEDLASGVLVGLTLAMAILPNEIPAVLTIFLSLGTRRLSQKHVLTRKISAVDSIGAVSVLCVDKTGTLTMNKMTVQRKVTSFYAQVSELDLLRTASLASNLKTFDPMERAIEEAYQGQEKPLQLVLQYQWSPELFAMSNLWRSVDSKMLMIATKGAPEAVLKMCRLPSALEIEVNAKVDELAAQGLRVLAIAQGACNENELPANQIDLPLEFLGLLGFSDPVRPGVADAVKECHEAGIRVIMMTGDHAKTAATVAEEIGLRQSQKILSGSDLEKMTDTELKEQLNESNCFSRMLPEQKLRIVKALQERGEVVAMTGDGVNDAPALAAAQVGIAMGQKGTDVAREAASIVLLDDDFTTIVKGIRIGRRIYDNLQAAIGYLTAVHIPIAGISVLPVLLNLPIILMPVHVAFLHLLIEPTCSLVFEAEPGSTNIMRRNPRREDQPIFSGKAMAPAVVQGLIIFSIIFFVFLYSLKRGRGELDSRALGFTVLFFSNLALVFMNRSWMREMDWKGFSRNRFLWPVVISSLVVLLLVLYVPFFRGLFHFSFLHAQDLLLSLFASIVGVFCFEFWKRFSFKKKM; encoded by the coding sequence TTGGAATTGCGAGGTCTCACTTCGGAAGAAGCTCGACGGAGGCATCTAAAGTTTGGACCGAACGAAATACCTTCGTATCAAAGTCATGGTTTTTTGAGACTTGTAATTGAAATTTTAAAAGAACCTATGACAATTCTGCTGGCTGCCTGCGGGATACTTTATGCATTTATCGGTGAAAGGCAAGACGCCTTTGTCTTGCTCGGTTTTTGGGGCCTAATTGTATTTATCACTCTTTATCAAGAAGGAAAGACGGAGCATGCCCTAGAGTCCCTGCGAGATCTTTCAAGTCCTCGAGCCATAGTCATCAGAGCTGGTTCCGTGGAAAGAGTTCCTGCTCGGGAGCTTGTCGTTGGCGACCTTGTACAACTACGGGCGGGGGATATCGTTCCTGCGGATGTCGTATTACGAGAGCCGTTTCAAATTCAGGTAGACGAATCCCTTCTTACGGGAGAATCCTTTTCGGTAAGAAAAGATGTCAATGATCCAGCCTGGGCGGGCACCATCGTTGTGCAAGGACAAGCCCTGGCAGAGGTCACATCAATCGGTACAGAAACAAAATTGGGTCAGATCGGAAAAGTTCTGAAGTCAGCACGGCGCGCAGAGACTCCCTTAAAAAAAGAAACCCAGCGCGTTGTCAAAATTCTGACAGTGTTTTCAGTTCTTCTGAGTATTTTGACTGGAGTAGTTTACGTTCTTTTTCATGAAGACCTTGCCAGCGGTGTTCTTGTTGGATTGACACTCGCGATGGCTATTTTACCTAACGAGATCCCCGCAGTATTGACGATTTTTCTTTCATTAGGAACAAGACGATTATCGCAAAAACACGTTCTAACTCGTAAGATAAGCGCCGTCGATAGCATTGGGGCGGTGAGTGTTTTGTGCGTGGATAAAACCGGAACGTTGACAATGAATAAAATGACAGTTCAAAGAAAAGTCACTTCGTTTTACGCTCAAGTCTCAGAACTAGATCTTCTGCGAACGGCATCCTTAGCAAGTAATTTAAAAACTTTCGACCCTATGGAAAGGGCTATCGAGGAAGCATATCAAGGTCAAGAAAAACCCCTTCAACTTGTTTTGCAGTACCAATGGTCTCCCGAACTCTTTGCTATGAGTAACCTTTGGCGTTCTGTTGATTCAAAGATGTTGATGATTGCAACAAAGGGAGCCCCCGAAGCCGTTTTAAAAATGTGTCGACTTCCCTCGGCTCTTGAGATTGAAGTTAATGCGAAGGTCGATGAACTTGCGGCACAAGGTCTGCGTGTGCTCGCGATCGCGCAAGGTGCATGCAATGAAAATGAGTTGCCAGCTAATCAGATTGATCTACCCCTTGAGTTTCTAGGGCTCTTGGGTTTTTCTGACCCTGTAAGGCCCGGCGTTGCGGATGCCGTCAAAGAGTGCCATGAGGCGGGAATACGTGTGATCATGATGACGGGAGATCATGCCAAAACAGCAGCTACGGTGGCAGAAGAAATCGGCCTGCGTCAGTCGCAGAAAATTCTTAGTGGTTCTGATCTGGAAAAAATGACGGACACTGAGTTGAAAGAACAACTCAATGAATCAAATTGTTTTTCCCGTATGCTCCCAGAACAGAAACTCAGAATCGTTAAAGCCCTTCAAGAACGGGGAGAGGTGGTCGCTATGACAGGCGACGGAGTGAACGATGCGCCCGCGCTGGCTGCAGCACAGGTGGGAATTGCCATGGGACAAAAGGGGACTGATGTGGCCCGTGAAGCGGCTTCGATTGTGTTGTTAGACGACGATTTTACGACCATTGTAAAGGGGATTCGTATAGGACGGAGAATTTATGATAACCTTCAGGCAGCCATTGGCTATCTTACTGCCGTTCATATTCCTATAGCAGGTATTTCGGTTCTTCCTGTTTTACTGAATCTTCCAATCATTCTTATGCCGGTGCACGTCGCGTTCTTACATCTTTTAATTGAACCGACGTGTTCTCTTGTTTTTGAAGCTGAGCCCGGCTCGACGAATATCATGCGAAGAAATCCGCGAAGAGAAGATCAGCCCATTTTTTCCGGAAAAGCCATGGCTCCGGCCGTTGTGCAAGGTCTGATTATCTTCTCCATAATCTTTTTTGTTTTTCTATATTCTCTGAAGCGGGGGCGCGGAGAGCTAGATTCGCGTGCGTTGGGTTTTACAGTCTTGTTCTTTTCAAATCTGGCACTCGTATTTATGAATAGAAGCTGGATGCGTGAAATGGACTGGAAAGGCTTTTCGCGTAACAGGTTCCTTTGGCCTGTTGTAATTTCATCTTTGGTCGTTCTGTTACTTGTGCTTTATGTCCCTTTTTTTCGCGGACTATTTCACTTCTCTTTCTTACATGCACAGGATCTTTTGCTTTCATTGTTTGCATCTATTGTTGGAGTATTTTGTTTTGAATTTTGGAAACGCTTCTCTTTCAAAAAAAAAATGTGA
- a CDS encoding GAF domain-containing sensor histidine kinase has product MEKNLGDGKNAVNALLGKIIQEINFKIGSGWTFEQLLDSIFESLEILIPYDRIGIALVEEEGQSIRLVWVRSRVAVASLRKDYSAKLAGSSLKKIIDTGSPRIINDLEKYQKEHPESNSTQRILKDGIRSSLTCPLRAQNKAVGVVFFSSCRKNTYDETHIEVFSSIADELSIVVEQARLKNYFTEIESREKQFSKVLHDLRSPLSVIQGYLDFAVSEDWYDSLPSRIKEICTILKKNAISMTVLLDEISNIKNFKEVASSLNYKSVHLHEFCMEAASAGKILAMSKDIKLQVSLAEGLPEVVLMDPHRIRRVLDNLFTNAVKFSLRRTHVGFSVWTDSDRLFFSVADQGQGIRKEDLSKLFRDFGTTSTLPSEGERSSGLGLSIAKSILVEHGGDIKAESQFGEGSTFTFWIPLKLP; this is encoded by the coding sequence ATGGAAAAGAATCTTGGTGATGGCAAAAATGCTGTAAACGCTCTATTAGGTAAAATCATTCAAGAAATTAATTTCAAAATTGGTTCTGGATGGACGTTCGAACAACTTTTGGATTCTATCTTCGAATCGTTAGAGATTCTTATACCTTATGACAGAATTGGAATCGCCCTGGTGGAAGAGGAAGGACAGAGCATACGCTTAGTGTGGGTTCGATCTCGCGTTGCGGTAGCGTCCTTAAGAAAAGACTACTCCGCCAAGTTAGCGGGCAGCAGCTTAAAGAAAATTATTGATACGGGTTCTCCACGAATAATAAACGATTTGGAGAAATATCAAAAAGAACATCCTGAATCAAATTCGACTCAGCGGATATTAAAGGATGGAATTCGCTCAAGCTTGACCTGTCCTCTTCGAGCTCAAAACAAGGCTGTTGGCGTGGTCTTTTTTTCCAGTTGTCGGAAGAATACGTATGATGAAACACATATTGAAGTCTTTAGCTCGATTGCAGATGAGTTGTCGATCGTAGTGGAGCAAGCTCGTCTAAAAAACTATTTTACCGAGATCGAATCACGGGAAAAACAATTTTCAAAGGTGCTTCACGATTTGCGTTCGCCGTTAAGTGTGATTCAAGGATATCTTGATTTTGCCGTCAGTGAGGACTGGTATGATTCATTGCCCTCCAGGATCAAAGAAATCTGTACTATTTTAAAAAAGAATGCCATTTCTATGACGGTTTTATTGGATGAAATATCTAATATTAAGAACTTTAAGGAAGTAGCGTCATCATTGAACTACAAAAGTGTTCATCTCCATGAGTTTTGTATGGAGGCCGCTTCTGCCGGAAAAATATTGGCAATGAGCAAGGATATAAAGCTACAAGTATCTCTTGCAGAGGGACTTCCGGAAGTTGTCCTTATGGATCCTCATCGTATCCGCAGAGTTCTCGATAATCTATTTACGAATGCGGTTAAGTTTTCATTACGGCGAACTCACGTTGGATTTTCAGTATGGACTGATTCCGATCGACTGTTTTTCTCTGTCGCGGATCAAGGACAAGGAATTCGTAAAGAAGATCTTTCTAAGTTGTTCAGGGATTTTGGAACCACCAGTACTTTACCGAGCGAAGGGGAAAGGAGTTCCGGTCTTGGCCTTTCTATAGCAAAGTCCATACTGGTTGAACATGGTGGTGATATTAAAGCAGAGTCACAATTCGGTGAAGGATCCACATTTACTTTCTGGATACCTCTTAAGTTGCCTTAA
- a CDS encoding LysR family transcriptional regulator translates to MDINRIRYFLSVVKTGSITKAAELHHISAPALSKAIKVFERELDEKLLLPDGRGILLTDRARALAPALEEVVKKLDGIINKADLFGSFAGELKPLRIATFEVFSTHFMERILSNTFSGRSFLIHELTPGRMEQAVAGREADFAITYIPVPHPELDHLRVQAIEMGIFGLKNKFNEHAEDVPFVSPIGPIEGSPNRVRGLDGWPEEAFPRHIRYRVGMLETALGICRRGLAVAYIPKFIAKMHNEIVKPEFALEEKSLPRRFPRRKEYVYLVKRKTDLEDEAAKKLGAALRRYCSS, encoded by the coding sequence ATGGATATCAATCGCATTCGTTACTTTTTATCTGTAGTAAAAACCGGCAGCATCACTAAAGCGGCGGAACTTCATCATATTTCCGCCCCCGCATTATCAAAGGCCATCAAAGTTTTTGAAAGGGAGCTGGATGAAAAACTTCTGTTACCCGATGGACGCGGTATATTGCTCACTGATCGCGCCCGCGCTTTGGCTCCTGCTTTGGAAGAAGTGGTCAAAAAACTTGATGGCATCATTAATAAAGCTGATTTGTTTGGTTCTTTTGCCGGTGAATTGAAGCCTTTAAGAATTGCGACGTTTGAAGTTTTTTCGACGCACTTTATGGAGCGCATTTTAAGTAACACGTTTAGTGGACGATCTTTCCTGATTCATGAACTGACGCCCGGCCGGATGGAGCAGGCGGTAGCTGGGCGTGAAGCCGACTTCGCTATCACGTACATTCCGGTTCCGCATCCCGAGCTGGATCACCTGCGCGTGCAGGCGATTGAAATGGGGATTTTCGGTCTTAAGAATAAGTTCAACGAACATGCTGAAGATGTTCCTTTTGTAAGTCCCATTGGTCCTATCGAAGGTTCACCGAACAGGGTTCGTGGTTTGGACGGCTGGCCTGAAGAGGCGTTTCCACGCCACATTCGTTATCGTGTTGGAATGCTTGAAACAGCTCTGGGAATCTGCCGTCGCGGTCTGGCGGTCGCTTACATTCCAAAATTTATTGCGAAGATGCATAACGAGATCGTGAAGCCTGAATTTGCGTTAGAAGAAAAATCTCTGCCACGTCGTTTTCCGCGCAGAAAAGAATATGTGTACCTAGTGAAAAGAAAAACGGATTTAGAAGACGAAGCCGCCAAAAAACTGGGGGCCGCACTCAGACGCTATTGTTCGTCATAG